One segment of Zonotrichia albicollis isolate bZonAlb1 chromosome 4, bZonAlb1.hap1, whole genome shotgun sequence DNA contains the following:
- the FBXL14 gene encoding F-box/LRR-repeat protein 14 has translation METHISCLFPELLAMIFGYLEVRDKGRAAQVCTAWRDAAYHRSVWRGVEAKLHLRRANPSLFPSLAARGIRRVQILSLRRSLSYVVQGMADIESLNLSGCYNLTDNGLSHAFVAEISSLRSLNLSLCKQITDSSLGRIAQYLKGLEVLELGGCSNITNTGLLLIAWGLQRLKSLNLRSCRHLSDVGIGHLAGMTRSAAEGCLGLEQLTLQDCQKLSDLSLKHLARGLGRLRQLNLSFCGGISDAGLLHLSHMSSLRSLNLRSCDNISDTGIMHLAMGSLRLSGLDVSFCDKVGDQSLAYIAQGLDGLRSLSLCSCHISDEGINRMVRQMHGLRTLNIGQCVRITDKGLELIAEHLSQLTGIDLYGCTRITKRGLERITQLPCLKVLNLGLWEMTESEKVR, from the coding sequence ATGGAAACGCACATCTCGTGCCTGTTCCCCGAGCTGCTCGCCATGATCTTCGGGTACCTGGAGGTGCGCGACAAGGGCCGCGCGGCGCAGGTGTGCACGGCCTGGCGGGACGCCGCCTACCACCGCTCGGTGTGGCGGGGCGTGGAGGCCAAGCTGCACCTGCGCCGCGCCAACCCCTCGCTCTTCCCCAGCCTGGCGGCGCGGGGCATCCGGCGGGTGCAGATCCTGTCGCTGCGGCGCAGCCTGAGCTACGTGGTCCAGGGCATGGCGGACATCGAGAGCCTCAACCTCAGCGGCTGCTACAACCTCACCGACAACGGGCTGAGCCACGCCTTCGTGGCGGAGATCAGCTCCCTGCGCTCACTCAACCTGAGCCTCTGCAAGCAGATCACGGACAGCAGCCTGGGCCGCATCGCCCAGTACCTCAAGGGCCTGGAGGTGCTCGAGCTCGGAGGCTGCAGCAACATCACCAACACCGGCCTGCTGCTCATCGCCTGGGGCCTGCAGCGCCTCAAGAGCCTCAACCTGCGCTCCTGCCGGCACCTCTCCGACGTGGGCATCGGGCACCTGGCGGGCATGACCCGCAGCGCGGCCGAGGGCtgcctgggcctggagcagctcacGCTGCAGGACTGCCAGAAGCTCAGCGACCTCTCGCTCAAGCACCTGGCCCGCGGGCTGGGCCGCCTCCGCCAGCTCAACCTCAGCTTTTGCGGGGGCATCTCGGACGCAGGGCTGCTGCACCTGTCGCACATGAGCAGCCTGCGGAGCCTCAACCTGCGCTCCTGCGACAACATCAGCGACACGGGCATCATGCACCTGGCCATGGGCAGCCTGCGGCTGTCGGGGCTCGACGTCTCCTTCTGCGACAAGGTGGGGGACCAGAGCCTAGCCTACATCGCACAGGGCCTCGACGGGCTGCGCTCGctgtcactctgctcctgccacaTCAGCGACGAGGGCATCAACCGCATGGTGCGGCAGATGCACGGGCTGCGCACCCTCAACATCGGCCAGTGCGTCCGCATCACTGACAAGGGCCTGGAGCTCATCGCCGAACACCTCAGCCAGCTCACAGGCATCGACCTCTACGGCTGCACCCGCATCACCAAGCGGGGCCTGGAGCGCATCACCCAGCTGCCCTGCCTCAAGGTGCTCAACCTGGGACTTTGGGAAATGACTGAGAGTGAGAAGGTCAggtga
- the WNT5B gene encoding protein Wnt-5b isoform X3: MTGPRLALAAALLCSCTSPVADANSWWSLAMNPIQRPEMYIIGAQPVCSQLPGLSPGQRKLCQLYQEHMVFIGEGARSAIKECQYQFRQRRWNCSTVDNTSVFGRVMKIGSRETAFTYAVSAAGVVNAISRACREGELSSCGCSRTARPKDLPRDWLWGGCGDNVEYGYRFAKEFVDAKEREKNYVRGSEEQARMLMNLQNNEAGRRAVYKLADVACKCHGVSGSCSLKTCWLQLADFRKVGDLLKEKYDSAAAMRISRKGKLELVNNRFNMPTQEDLVYVDPSPDYCLRNETTGSLGTQGRLCNKTSEGMDGCELMCCGRGYDQFKSVQVERCHCKFHWCCYVKCKKCTEIVDQYVCK; the protein is encoded by the exons ATGACCGGGCCGAGGCTGGCCCTCGCCGCCgcgctgctctgcagctgcacctcGCCGGTGGCCGACGCCAACTCCTGGTG GTCTTTGGCCATGAACCCCATCCAGAGGCCTGAGATGTACATCATCGGCGCCCAGCCGGTGTGCAGCCAGCTGCCGGGGCTGTCCCCCGGGCAgcgcaagctctgccagctctaCCAGGAGCACATGGTGTTCATCGGGGAAGGCGCCCGCAGCGCCATCAAGGAGTGCCAGTACCAGTTTCGGCAGCGGCGGTGGAACTGCAGCACGGTGGATAACACTTCCGTCTTTGGCAGGGTCATGAAAATAG GCAGCCGGGAGACGGCCTTCACGTACGCGGTGAGCGCGGCCGGCGTGGTGAACGCCATCAGCCGCGCGTGCCGCGAGGGCGAGCTGTCCAGCTGCGGCTGCAGCCGCACGGCGCGGCCCAAGGACCTGCCCCGCGACTGGCTCTGGGGCGGCTGCGGCGACAACGTCGAGTACGGCTACCGCTTCGCCAAGGAGTTCGTGGACGCCAAGGAGAGGGAGAAGAACTACGTGCGCGGCTCCGAGGAGCAGGCGCGCATGCTGATGAACCTGCAGAACAACGAGGCTGGCCGCAGG GCCGTGTACAAGCTGGCAGACGTGGCCTGCAAGTGCCACGGCGTGTCGGGCTCGTGCAGCCTCAAgacctgctggctgcagctggccGACTTCCGCAAGGTGGGCGACCTGCTCAAGGAGAAGTACGACAGCGCCGCCGCCATGCGCATCAGCCGCAAGGGCAAGCTGGAGCTGGTCAACAACCGCTTCAACATGCCCACCCAGGAGGACCTGGTGTACGTGGACCCCAGCCCGGACTATTGCCTGCGCAACGAGACCACGGGCTCGCTGGGcacccagggcaggctgtgcaacAAGACCTCGGAGGGCATGGACGGCTGCGAGCTCATGTGCTGCGGCCGGGGCTATGACCAGTTCAAGAGCGTGCAGGTGGAGCGCTGCCACTGCAAGTTCCACTGGTGCTGTTATGTCAAGTGTAAAAAGTGCACAGAGATCGTTGACCAGTACGTCTGTAAATGA
- the WNT5B gene encoding protein Wnt-5b isoform X1 has translation MVHRKGGAPSRRPARRGLPPQPTMTGPRLALAAALLCSCTSPVADANSWWSLAMNPIQRPEMYIIGAQPVCSQLPGLSPGQRKLCQLYQEHMVFIGEGARSAIKECQYQFRQRRWNCSTVDNTSVFGRVMKIGSRETAFTYAVSAAGVVNAISRACREGELSSCGCSRTARPKDLPRDWLWGGCGDNVEYGYRFAKEFVDAKEREKNYVRGSEEQARMLMNLQNNEAGRRAVYKLADVACKCHGVSGSCSLKTCWLQLADFRKVGDLLKEKYDSAAAMRISRKGKLELVNNRFNMPTQEDLVYVDPSPDYCLRNETTGSLGTQGRLCNKTSEGMDGCELMCCGRGYDQFKSVQVERCHCKFHWCCYVKCKKCTEIVDQYVCK, from the exons GGCGCCCCGTCCCGGCGGCCGGCTCGGCGGGGGCTGCCCCCGCAGCCCACCATGACCGGGCCGAGGCTGGCCCTCGCCGCCgcgctgctctgcagctgcacctcGCCGGTGGCCGACGCCAACTCCTGGTG GTCTTTGGCCATGAACCCCATCCAGAGGCCTGAGATGTACATCATCGGCGCCCAGCCGGTGTGCAGCCAGCTGCCGGGGCTGTCCCCCGGGCAgcgcaagctctgccagctctaCCAGGAGCACATGGTGTTCATCGGGGAAGGCGCCCGCAGCGCCATCAAGGAGTGCCAGTACCAGTTTCGGCAGCGGCGGTGGAACTGCAGCACGGTGGATAACACTTCCGTCTTTGGCAGGGTCATGAAAATAG GCAGCCGGGAGACGGCCTTCACGTACGCGGTGAGCGCGGCCGGCGTGGTGAACGCCATCAGCCGCGCGTGCCGCGAGGGCGAGCTGTCCAGCTGCGGCTGCAGCCGCACGGCGCGGCCCAAGGACCTGCCCCGCGACTGGCTCTGGGGCGGCTGCGGCGACAACGTCGAGTACGGCTACCGCTTCGCCAAGGAGTTCGTGGACGCCAAGGAGAGGGAGAAGAACTACGTGCGCGGCTCCGAGGAGCAGGCGCGCATGCTGATGAACCTGCAGAACAACGAGGCTGGCCGCAGG GCCGTGTACAAGCTGGCAGACGTGGCCTGCAAGTGCCACGGCGTGTCGGGCTCGTGCAGCCTCAAgacctgctggctgcagctggccGACTTCCGCAAGGTGGGCGACCTGCTCAAGGAGAAGTACGACAGCGCCGCCGCCATGCGCATCAGCCGCAAGGGCAAGCTGGAGCTGGTCAACAACCGCTTCAACATGCCCACCCAGGAGGACCTGGTGTACGTGGACCCCAGCCCGGACTATTGCCTGCGCAACGAGACCACGGGCTCGCTGGGcacccagggcaggctgtgcaacAAGACCTCGGAGGGCATGGACGGCTGCGAGCTCATGTGCTGCGGCCGGGGCTATGACCAGTTCAAGAGCGTGCAGGTGGAGCGCTGCCACTGCAAGTTCCACTGGTGCTGTTATGTCAAGTGTAAAAAGTGCACAGAGATCGTTGACCAGTACGTCTGTAAATGA
- the WNT5B gene encoding protein Wnt-5b isoform X2 yields MQGAPSRRPARRGLPPQPTMTGPRLALAAALLCSCTSPVADANSWWSLAMNPIQRPEMYIIGAQPVCSQLPGLSPGQRKLCQLYQEHMVFIGEGARSAIKECQYQFRQRRWNCSTVDNTSVFGRVMKIGSRETAFTYAVSAAGVVNAISRACREGELSSCGCSRTARPKDLPRDWLWGGCGDNVEYGYRFAKEFVDAKEREKNYVRGSEEQARMLMNLQNNEAGRRAVYKLADVACKCHGVSGSCSLKTCWLQLADFRKVGDLLKEKYDSAAAMRISRKGKLELVNNRFNMPTQEDLVYVDPSPDYCLRNETTGSLGTQGRLCNKTSEGMDGCELMCCGRGYDQFKSVQVERCHCKFHWCCYVKCKKCTEIVDQYVCK; encoded by the exons GGCGCCCCGTCCCGGCGGCCGGCTCGGCGGGGGCTGCCCCCGCAGCCCACCATGACCGGGCCGAGGCTGGCCCTCGCCGCCgcgctgctctgcagctgcacctcGCCGGTGGCCGACGCCAACTCCTGGTG GTCTTTGGCCATGAACCCCATCCAGAGGCCTGAGATGTACATCATCGGCGCCCAGCCGGTGTGCAGCCAGCTGCCGGGGCTGTCCCCCGGGCAgcgcaagctctgccagctctaCCAGGAGCACATGGTGTTCATCGGGGAAGGCGCCCGCAGCGCCATCAAGGAGTGCCAGTACCAGTTTCGGCAGCGGCGGTGGAACTGCAGCACGGTGGATAACACTTCCGTCTTTGGCAGGGTCATGAAAATAG GCAGCCGGGAGACGGCCTTCACGTACGCGGTGAGCGCGGCCGGCGTGGTGAACGCCATCAGCCGCGCGTGCCGCGAGGGCGAGCTGTCCAGCTGCGGCTGCAGCCGCACGGCGCGGCCCAAGGACCTGCCCCGCGACTGGCTCTGGGGCGGCTGCGGCGACAACGTCGAGTACGGCTACCGCTTCGCCAAGGAGTTCGTGGACGCCAAGGAGAGGGAGAAGAACTACGTGCGCGGCTCCGAGGAGCAGGCGCGCATGCTGATGAACCTGCAGAACAACGAGGCTGGCCGCAGG GCCGTGTACAAGCTGGCAGACGTGGCCTGCAAGTGCCACGGCGTGTCGGGCTCGTGCAGCCTCAAgacctgctggctgcagctggccGACTTCCGCAAGGTGGGCGACCTGCTCAAGGAGAAGTACGACAGCGCCGCCGCCATGCGCATCAGCCGCAAGGGCAAGCTGGAGCTGGTCAACAACCGCTTCAACATGCCCACCCAGGAGGACCTGGTGTACGTGGACCCCAGCCCGGACTATTGCCTGCGCAACGAGACCACGGGCTCGCTGGGcacccagggcaggctgtgcaacAAGACCTCGGAGGGCATGGACGGCTGCGAGCTCATGTGCTGCGGCCGGGGCTATGACCAGTTCAAGAGCGTGCAGGTGGAGCGCTGCCACTGCAAGTTCCACTGGTGCTGTTATGTCAAGTGTAAAAAGTGCACAGAGATCGTTGACCAGTACGTCTGTAAATGA